The Larimichthys crocea isolate SSNF unplaced genomic scaffold, L_crocea_2.0 scaffold14445, whole genome shotgun sequence genome has a window encoding:
- the LOC113744727 gene encoding TGF-beta receptor type-2-like — translation MGNDLQSISDSWVVFVFAEVKDYEPAYGSKVREHPCVESMKDNVLRDRGRPEIPDTWLRHQGVAVICATIMECWDHDPEARLTAHCVAERIYELEDEMDKLSSRSSSAEKIPEELKIPIEVEIPEEMVKITEIQDIIAVDCSVSDEK, via the exons ATGGGTAATGATCTGCAGTCCATATCTGATTCATGGgtcgtgtttgtgtttgcagaggtGAAGGACTACGAGCCGGCATATGGCTCTAAAGTACGAGAGCACCCCTGTGTGGAGAGCATGAAAGACAACgtgctgagagacagagggagacccGAGATCCCCGACACCTGGCTCAGGCATCAG GGCGTGGCGGTGATCTGCGCCACCATCATGGAATGCTGGGACCACGACCCAGAGGCCCGGCTCACCGCCCACTGCGTCGCAGAACGCATCTACGAGCTGGAGGATGAGATGGACAAACTGTCCAGCCGCAGCTCCTCAGCAGAGAAGATCCCGGAGGAGCTGAAGATCCCCATAGAGGTGGAGATCCCAGAGGAGATGGtgaaaatcacagaaatacAGGACATCATAGCTGTGGACTGCTCCGTGAGCGACGAGAAGTGA